The following are from one region of the Littorina saxatilis isolate snail1 linkage group LG4, US_GU_Lsax_2.0, whole genome shotgun sequence genome:
- the LOC138964609 gene encoding uncharacterized protein gives MQALVILTSLVLCVTAAPYDVKVCKEMIGKAGVSERFNETVAHAIHSLTVQGLKMFNPRATVNNGVPTVNHNLKSKDTVLPYAPEDPLGNDFATQPMNAIDKILSTLGQADDGLGPNWSPIERVAHNFHMNDLWSRVLHVFPDVQINPPSPSACDCLINTSANGIRAAVQWVADHYATGTPITLLNRPIPKLTDAASWAVWKDRLLHYYDVSSLVDAATYIYCVTKDM, from the exons ATGCAAGCCCTCGTTATTCTGACGTCATTGGTGCTGTGCGTCACCGCCGCCCCATATGACGTCAAAGTGTGCAAAGAGATGATCGGTAAGGCGGGTGTGTCTGAGCGTTTCAACGAGACAGTGGCGCACGCTATCCACTCCTTGACAGTTCAGGGGCTGAAAATGTTCAACCCGCGTGCTACCGTCAACAATGGG GTACCCACAGTGAACCACAACCTGAAGTCCAAGGACACGGTGTTGCCCTATGCTCCCGAGGATCCCCTGGGGAACGACTTCGCCACACAGCCCATGAATGCCATTgacaa GATCCTGTCCACCCTTGGTCAGGCGGACGACGGCCTGGGTCCCAACTGGTCCCCAATCGAGCGCGTGGCGCACAACTTCCACATGAATGACCTGTGGTCACGCGTCCTGCACGTCTTCCCTGATGTCCAGATCAACCCGCCTTCCCCGTCTGCCTGCGACTGTCTGATCAACACCTCGGCCAATGGGATTCG AGCGGCAGTGCAGTGGGTAGCGGACCACTACGCCACCGGGACTCCCATCACCCTGCTCAACCGCCCCATCCCCAAGCTGACCGACGCCGCGTCATGGGCCGTGTGGAAAGATCGTCTGCTTCACTACTATGACGTCAGCTCCCTGGTTGACGCAGCTACCTACATCTATTGCGTCACTAAGGACATGTAG